In Paractinoplanes brasiliensis, the following proteins share a genomic window:
- a CDS encoding DEAD/DEAH box helicase, with protein MSSLVAAEVRVLHAFVGRDGALTVWGEGAPTGGPGHPFALPSSRLPVGEQRTATLLLPSTSAGPLPSPQLGLPPRRGTPRLRAWQVPAVVVPFLDAEVAAEFDGRLGRSVEWAVELCEFAADLVRRGRVLPVVHPHGPTARWRPVLTGFDAVHRDDLLRRLPAAARAERARPGDVAGLPAEDALAAALDRLVDGLVRTRLAEAGVRLGDGWLAALTGDPEFPAAPALADELADRLDRWHTSALTGAAVRLCFRLSHLAEVEPDQPDAVNPAASAAPPRDAWLLEFLLQAVDEPSALVTAADIWRDSYAPLRRWTSHPQERLLGALGRAARLHPDLDAALHVPRPVDMVLDTEEAHRFLTHAATLEEAGYGVLLPSWWQEKPGLGLGLNLRPRDPIPAVLRDRTADLAHLVDYDWGLALGGRMLTSEELTDLARAKVPLVKLRGRWVWLDADRLDAGLRFLARGGGTMTVGMALRTIKLLPPEELPLPVTATSGAGWAADLLSGELEHRLELLDPPAGLRGELRAYQRRGFSWLAFLDQLGLGACLADDMGLGKTVQLLALLLHKRSGPALLICPLSVLGNWQRETATFAPSLRVQVVHGSERVIDPDADIVLTTYSTAVRDADQLAAVHWDRVVLDEAQHVKNSAGEAARAIRRFPSRMRIALTGTPVENRLAELWSILDYLNPGVLASAHTFRARFAVPIERYADEDAAARLRQATRPFLLRRVKSDPVVISDLPDKQHVRHLCGLTGEQTTLYRAILDEMTTRLDESTDRWNKGIVLAGMTKLKQACVHPALLLGDGSPLPGRSGKLERLEEIVDGALAQGESVLCFTQFAKFGAMLTPHLAARFDAPVRFLHGGTSRTARDEMVAEFQSDERPGVFVLSLKAGGTGLNLTAANHVVHIDRWWNPATEEQATDRAFRIGQQRDVRVHTLVCLGTLEERIDRLLADKGVLAARVVGNGEGWLTALSTTELRDLLTLAPEAIVD; from the coding sequence ATGAGCTCCCTGGTCGCGGCCGAGGTGCGGGTGCTGCACGCCTTCGTCGGCCGCGACGGGGCTCTCACCGTGTGGGGTGAGGGGGCACCCACCGGTGGGCCTGGGCATCCGTTCGCCCTGCCCTCTTCGCGGCTGCCCGTGGGGGAGCAGCGGACGGCCACGCTGCTGCTGCCCTCCACGAGCGCCGGCCCGCTGCCGTCGCCGCAGCTCGGCCTGCCGCCCCGCCGCGGCACTCCCAGGTTGCGGGCCTGGCAGGTGCCGGCCGTCGTCGTGCCGTTCCTCGACGCCGAGGTCGCCGCCGAGTTCGACGGGCGGCTCGGCCGCTCGGTCGAGTGGGCCGTCGAGCTCTGCGAGTTCGCGGCCGACCTGGTGCGCCGCGGTCGCGTGCTGCCCGTCGTGCACCCGCACGGCCCGACCGCCCGCTGGCGGCCCGTGCTCACCGGCTTCGACGCCGTCCACCGCGACGACCTGCTGCGCCGCCTGCCCGCCGCCGCCCGCGCCGAACGCGCCCGCCCCGGCGACGTCGCCGGCCTGCCCGCCGAGGACGCGCTGGCCGCCGCCCTCGACCGCCTCGTCGACGGCCTGGTCCGCACTCGTCTGGCCGAGGCCGGCGTGCGCCTCGGCGACGGCTGGCTGGCCGCGCTCACCGGCGATCCCGAGTTCCCGGCCGCCCCCGCGCTCGCCGACGAGCTGGCCGACCGCCTCGACCGGTGGCACACCAGCGCCCTCACCGGCGCCGCCGTCCGGCTGTGCTTCCGCCTCAGCCACCTGGCCGAGGTCGAACCCGACCAGCCCGATGCGGTCAACCCCGCCGCGTCCGCCGCCCCGCCCCGCGACGCCTGGCTGCTCGAGTTCCTGCTGCAGGCCGTCGACGAGCCCAGCGCCCTGGTCACCGCGGCCGACATCTGGCGCGACAGCTACGCCCCGCTGCGCCGCTGGACCAGCCACCCGCAGGAACGCCTGCTCGGCGCGCTCGGCCGGGCCGCCCGCCTCCATCCCGACCTCGACGCCGCGCTGCACGTGCCCCGCCCCGTCGACATGGTGCTCGACACCGAGGAAGCCCACCGGTTCCTGACCCACGCCGCCACCCTCGAAGAGGCCGGCTACGGCGTCCTGCTGCCGTCCTGGTGGCAGGAGAAACCCGGCCTCGGGCTCGGCCTCAACCTGCGTCCCCGCGACCCGATCCCCGCCGTGCTGCGCGACCGGACGGCCGACCTGGCCCACCTCGTCGACTACGACTGGGGGCTCGCCCTCGGCGGGCGCATGCTGACCAGCGAGGAACTGACCGACCTGGCCCGGGCCAAGGTTCCGCTGGTCAAGCTGCGGGGCCGCTGGGTCTGGCTCGACGCCGACCGGCTCGACGCCGGGCTCCGCTTCCTGGCGCGCGGCGGCGGCACGATGACAGTCGGCATGGCGCTGCGCACGATCAAACTGCTGCCGCCCGAGGAACTGCCGCTGCCGGTCACCGCCACCAGCGGCGCCGGGTGGGCGGCCGACCTGCTCTCGGGCGAGCTCGAGCACCGGCTCGAACTGCTCGACCCGCCCGCCGGGCTGCGCGGCGAACTGCGGGCCTACCAGCGCCGGGGTTTCTCGTGGCTGGCCTTCCTCGACCAGCTCGGCCTCGGCGCGTGCCTGGCCGACGACATGGGCCTGGGCAAGACCGTGCAGCTGCTCGCCCTGCTGCTGCACAAGCGCTCGGGGCCGGCGCTGCTGATCTGCCCGCTGTCGGTGCTCGGCAACTGGCAGCGTGAGACAGCCACGTTCGCGCCGTCGCTGCGGGTGCAGGTGGTGCACGGCAGCGAGCGGGTGATCGATCCCGACGCCGACATCGTGCTGACGACGTACTCCACGGCCGTCCGCGACGCCGACCAGCTGGCCGCCGTGCACTGGGACAGGGTCGTGCTCGACGAGGCGCAGCACGTGAAGAACAGCGCCGGCGAGGCGGCGCGGGCCATCCGGCGCTTCCCGTCGCGCATGCGGATCGCGCTCACCGGCACCCCCGTGGAAAACCGGCTGGCCGAGCTGTGGTCGATCCTCGACTACCTCAACCCCGGCGTGCTGGCGTCGGCCCACACGTTCCGCGCCCGCTTCGCGGTGCCGATCGAGCGGTACGCCGACGAGGACGCGGCCGCCCGGCTGCGTCAGGCCACCCGGCCGTTCCTGCTGCGCCGCGTCAAGTCCGACCCGGTCGTGATCAGCGACCTGCCCGACAAGCAGCACGTACGCCACCTGTGCGGCCTCACCGGCGAGCAGACCACCCTCTATCGCGCGATCCTCGACGAGATGACCACGCGGCTCGACGAGAGCACCGACCGCTGGAACAAGGGCATCGTGCTGGCCGGCATGACCAAGCTCAAACAGGCCTGCGTGCACCCGGCGCTGCTGCTCGGTGACGGCTCGCCCCTGCCCGGCCGCTCCGGCAAACTGGAACGCCTCGAGGAAATCGTCGACGGCGCGCTGGCCCAGGGCGAGAGCGTGCTGTGCTTCACCCAGTTCGCCAAGTTCGGGGCGATGCTGACCCCGCACCTGGCGGCCCGGTTCGATGCGCCGGTCCGCTTCCTGCACGGCGGCACCTCCCGCACAGCTCGCGACGAGATGGTCGCCGAGTTCCAGTCCGACGAGCGTCCGGGCGTCTTCGTGCTGTCGTTGAAGGCCGGCGGCACGGGCCTGAACCTCACCGCGGCCAACCACGTCGTGCACATCGACCGCTGGTGGAACCCGGCCACCGAGGAACAGGCGACCGACCGCGCGTTCCGCATCGGGCAGCAGCGCGACGTGCGGGTGCACACGCTGGTCTGCCTGGGCACGCTCGAGGAACGCATCGACCGGCTGCTGGCCGACAAGGGGGTGCTGGCCGCGCGCGTCGTCGGCAACGGCGAGGGCTGGCTGACCGCGTTGTCCACCACCGAGCTGCGTGACCTGCTCACCCTCGCCCCGGAGGCCATCGTTGACTGA
- a CDS encoding SWIM zinc finger family protein: MTELPVAFLGTFESLRMGPTFARGRRDERAGHVRSLTISSSLVVAQVRGPEDPRAVRARIAVRAFGASEWAALEAALAKEARFTAQLLDGRMPAGIGDVFAAAGLSLVPLSLDEVAMDCSCERWPMPCIHLAATCYALARSFQEDPFGAFAWRGRGRDELLSHLRELRSTLAVSAASAPASARPGGPASPGPSSSGADLGEQLGDVADFWGPAVPAAVPAGGRPGAMTRPDALLDQLDPPPLTDGGRPIVDVLRSAYLALPDEP; this comes from the coding sequence GTGACTGAGCTGCCGGTCGCCTTTCTGGGCACGTTCGAGTCGTTGCGGATGGGGCCGACGTTCGCTCGTGGCCGCCGCGACGAACGGGCCGGGCATGTGCGCAGCCTGACCATCTCGTCGAGCCTGGTCGTCGCGCAGGTACGCGGGCCCGAGGACCCTCGTGCCGTCCGGGCGCGAATAGCCGTACGGGCGTTCGGGGCCTCGGAGTGGGCGGCTCTCGAGGCGGCGTTGGCCAAAGAAGCGCGCTTCACGGCCCAGCTGCTCGACGGGCGGATGCCCGCAGGCATAGGCGACGTCTTCGCGGCGGCCGGGCTGAGCCTGGTGCCCTTGTCGCTCGACGAGGTCGCGATGGACTGCTCGTGCGAACGGTGGCCGATGCCGTGCATCCACCTGGCCGCCACCTGTTACGCGCTGGCGCGCAGCTTCCAGGAGGACCCGTTCGGCGCGTTCGCCTGGCGTGGCCGAGGGCGCGACGAGTTGCTCTCCCACCTGCGGGAACTCCGCAGCACCCTCGCGGTGAGCGCCGCTTCCGCCCCGGCGTCGGCCCGTCCCGGCGGCCCGGCCTCGCCCGGCCCGTCCTCTTCCGGCGCTGACCTGGGGGAGCAGTTGGGCGACGTGGCGGACTTCTGGGGCCCCGCGGTGCCCGCGGCCGTGCCCGCCGGCGGCCGGCCCGGCGCCATGACCAGGCCCGACGCGCTGCTCGACCAGCTCGACCCGCCGCCACTGACCGACGGCGGGCGGCCGATCGTCGACGTCCTGCGCTCGGCCTACCTGGCCCTGCCCGACGAGCCGTGA
- a CDS encoding SDR family NAD(P)-dependent oxidoreductase yields MTGEAVTTAGVDAERLAVCLAVIAEVEALPPEHPDAVAVRRATASLFKTVKHQRRRERREAILANDRAVTEATATGAPGRIDDETAGIPLRSTARAATAGVLHQARGCYVCKQRYTQVDAFYHQLCPECAVTNHARRDARTDLTGRRALLTGGRAKIGMYIALRLLRDGADLTITTRFPHDAVRRFTAMPDSAEWLHRLRVVGLDLRDPAQVVGLADSVAARGHLDIIINNAAQTVRRTPGSYAAIAAAESESLPNGPLPELEYFGTAGVSPAAALTTGAPVLTPQQITEMALTARSVAIDAGGLVPDTTPTNSWSDRVHEVDPLELLEVQLCNVTAPFVLVSRLRSAMKLSPFKRKYVVNVSAMEGIFNRGYKGAGHPHTNMAKAALNMLTRTSAADMFTDGILMTSVDTGWITDERPHPTKMRLAEEGFHAPLDLVDGAARVYDPIVRGEAGEDLYGVFLKDYAPVAW; encoded by the coding sequence ATGACGGGCGAAGCGGTAACGACCGCCGGGGTGGATGCCGAGCGGTTGGCGGTGTGTCTGGCGGTGATCGCCGAGGTGGAAGCTCTCCCGCCGGAGCATCCCGACGCCGTGGCGGTGCGGCGGGCCACCGCGAGCCTGTTCAAGACGGTCAAGCACCAGCGCCGACGGGAGCGCCGCGAGGCGATCCTGGCCAACGACCGCGCGGTCACCGAGGCCACCGCGACCGGGGCGCCGGGGCGCATCGACGACGAGACGGCGGGAATCCCGCTGCGCAGCACGGCCCGGGCCGCCACGGCGGGGGTGCTGCACCAGGCCCGCGGCTGTTACGTGTGCAAGCAGCGCTACACGCAGGTCGACGCTTTCTATCACCAGCTCTGCCCGGAGTGCGCGGTCACCAACCACGCCCGCCGGGACGCCCGCACCGACCTGACCGGGCGGCGGGCCCTGCTCACCGGCGGCCGCGCCAAGATCGGGATGTACATCGCGCTGCGCCTGCTGCGCGACGGGGCCGACCTGACGATCACCACACGGTTCCCGCACGACGCGGTCCGGCGGTTCACGGCCATGCCTGACAGCGCGGAGTGGCTGCACCGGCTGCGGGTGGTCGGGCTCGACCTGCGCGACCCGGCCCAGGTGGTGGGCCTGGCCGACTCGGTGGCGGCGCGCGGGCACCTCGACATCATCATCAACAACGCGGCACAGACCGTACGGCGGACACCCGGCTCGTACGCGGCGATCGCGGCCGCCGAGTCGGAGTCGCTGCCGAACGGGCCCCTGCCCGAGCTGGAGTATTTCGGCACCGCCGGGGTCTCGCCGGCCGCCGCCCTGACCACGGGCGCGCCGGTGCTGACGCCGCAGCAGATCACCGAGATGGCGCTGACCGCCCGCTCGGTCGCTATCGACGCGGGTGGGCTGGTGCCCGACACCACGCCGACCAACAGCTGGAGCGACCGGGTGCACGAGGTCGACCCGCTGGAGCTGCTGGAGGTGCAGCTCTGCAACGTGACGGCGCCGTTCGTGCTGGTCAGCCGGTTGCGGTCGGCGATGAAGCTGTCACCGTTCAAGCGCAAGTACGTGGTGAACGTGTCGGCCATGGAGGGCATCTTCAACCGCGGCTACAAGGGCGCCGGGCACCCGCACACCAACATGGCCAAGGCGGCGCTGAACATGCTGACCCGCACCAGCGCGGCCGACATGTTCACCGACGGCATCCTGATGACCAGCGTGGACACCGGCTGGATCACCGACGAGCGCCCCCACCCGACCAAGATGCGCCTGGCCGAGGAGGGTTTCCACGCCCCGCTCGACCTGGTGGACGGCGCGGCCCGGGTGTACGACCCGATCGTGCGCGGCGAGGCGGGTGAGGACCTGTACGGGGTTTTCCTGAAGGACTACGCGCCGGTCGCCTGGTAG
- a CDS encoding LysR family transcriptional regulator — MIDVRRVTVLREVARLGSFNQAAAALMLTPSAVSQQISALERELGGTAVVQRSTRGVTLTAAGRVLVDAGDAIAAELSQAEREIARLGTPAGLTVATFTSGGQRLLPPALTRFAEERPGVELTVLENDPPDALPLVRSGAADLALVYHFDDLPPVRPGDRSGMTWTPLLDDPMWIVLPEGHRLAGRESVTVAELAGERWVHGCLEIVDMLDHYAALAGFEIRTACRGTDYVFAQSLVRAGVGISMIPQVALTAAPGGLAMVPLAPPCPCRYIGIVTPQRRRPNPLADALVHALRETVAALPAPHFTAARVPAST; from the coding sequence ATGATCGACGTTCGCCGCGTGACGGTTCTTCGCGAGGTGGCCCGGCTCGGCAGCTTCAACCAGGCCGCCGCCGCGCTGATGCTGACCCCGTCCGCGGTGTCGCAGCAGATCAGCGCGCTCGAACGGGAGCTGGGCGGCACGGCCGTGGTGCAGCGCAGCACGCGCGGGGTGACGTTGACGGCGGCGGGCCGGGTGCTGGTCGACGCGGGCGACGCCATCGCCGCCGAGTTGTCGCAGGCCGAGCGCGAGATCGCCCGTCTCGGCACCCCCGCCGGCCTGACCGTGGCCACGTTCACCAGCGGCGGTCAGCGCCTGCTGCCCCCGGCGCTGACCCGGTTCGCGGAGGAGCGCCCCGGCGTCGAGCTCACCGTTCTCGAAAACGATCCCCCCGACGCGCTTCCCCTCGTGCGTTCCGGCGCAGCCGACCTCGCTCTCGTCTATCACTTCGACGACCTTCCCCCCGTACGCCCGGGGGACCGTTCCGGAATGACGTGGACGCCCCTGCTCGACGACCCCATGTGGATCGTGCTGCCCGAGGGTCATCGCCTGGCCGGGCGCGAGTCGGTGACGGTCGCCGAGCTCGCCGGGGAGCGCTGGGTCCACGGCTGCCTCGAGATCGTCGACATGCTGGACCACTACGCGGCGCTGGCGGGTTTCGAGATCCGCACGGCCTGCCGCGGCACGGATTACGTCTTCGCCCAGTCGCTGGTGCGGGCCGGGGTGGGCATCAGCATGATCCCGCAGGTGGCCCTGACCGCCGCCCCGGGTGGCCTCGCGATGGTGCCACTGGCGCCGCCGTGCCCGTGCCGCTACATCGGCATCGTCACGCCGCAGCGCCGCCGGCCCAACCCGCTGGCCGACGCCCTGGTCCACGCCCTGCGCGAGACGGTGGCCGCGCTACCCGCCCCGCACTTCACGGCGGCACGCGTCCCGGCTTCGACGTGA
- a CDS encoding DMT family transporter, with product MNRRAWLLFLTVSVLWGIPYFLIKVAIEDLSPMLVVFGRVAIAALVLLPIAAARGSLARLRGRMGWVTVLAVVHILGPFLLITYGETHISSSLTGLLIAVEPVAIALLMSRSERLTPIRVAGLMLGFGGVALLVGLDLSGDRLGLLGAGMVLVAALSYAVATMLVQRRLADVPTESLVGATTGITTVLLLPFAVFTLPSHPVRVEAWASLATLGLFCTALALLAFYQLIGAVGSTRAGLVTYVNPVVAVLLGVALLNESFGLSTLAGFALVAAGCWLSTRPVPSTRAPELLETPALATLRPDTRAVTVSSE from the coding sequence GTGAATCGACGCGCCTGGCTTCTCTTCCTCACCGTCTCGGTGCTCTGGGGCATCCCCTACTTCCTGATCAAGGTCGCCATCGAGGACCTGTCGCCGATGCTGGTCGTGTTCGGCCGCGTCGCGATCGCCGCGCTCGTGCTGCTGCCGATCGCCGCCGCCCGTGGCTCGCTGGCAAGGCTGCGCGGCCGCATGGGCTGGGTGACCGTGCTGGCGGTCGTGCACATCCTCGGCCCGTTCCTGCTGATCACGTACGGCGAGACACACATCAGCTCGTCGCTGACCGGCCTGCTCATCGCCGTCGAACCGGTCGCGATCGCCTTGCTCATGTCCCGCTCGGAACGGCTCACCCCGATCCGCGTGGCCGGCCTGATGCTCGGCTTCGGCGGCGTGGCCCTGCTCGTCGGCCTCGACCTGTCCGGCGACCGCCTCGGCCTGCTCGGCGCCGGCATGGTGCTGGTCGCGGCGCTCAGCTACGCCGTCGCCACCATGCTCGTGCAGCGCCGCCTCGCCGACGTGCCGACCGAATCACTGGTCGGGGCGACGACCGGCATCACCACCGTCCTTCTGCTGCCGTTCGCCGTTTTCACACTGCCTTCCCATCCCGTACGCGTGGAGGCCTGGGCGTCGCTGGCCACGCTCGGCCTGTTCTGCACCGCCCTGGCGCTGCTGGCCTTCTACCAGCTGATCGGCGCGGTCGGCTCCACCCGGGCGGGCCTGGTCACATATGTGAACCCGGTCGTCGCCGTCCTGCTCGGCGTCGCGCTGCTCAACGAAAGCTTCGGCCTGAGCACACTCGCCGGTTTCGCCCTGGTCGCCGCGGGTTGCTGGCTCTCGACCCGCCCCGTCCCGTCGACGCGGGCGCCCGAGCTCTTGGAAACGCCGGCCCTGGCGACGCTCCGCCCCGACACTCGCGCGGTCACCGTGTCCAGTGAGTGA
- a CDS encoding SDR family NAD(P)-dependent oxidoreductase, producing the protein MGQRILITGARRGIGAAIAVGLARPGCRLVLHHLAAAEEAEGVASLCRDLGAETTLLDADLADPGAVRDLADRAGPVDVLINNAAKASNVDFPTLPLSEWQQTFAVNVTAPMLLTQALSVGMAERGWGRIVNVVSPTVRLGGPSGPAYVSSKAALIGLTRSLARALGPYGITVNALSPGAIRTEGEVELAAGRDEQAHAPIVASQALPRALVPEDVVATVRLLVSDGSGALTGQVLEVGGGLVFR; encoded by the coding sequence ATGGGGCAGCGGATTCTGATCACCGGGGCGCGGCGCGGAATCGGGGCGGCCATCGCCGTCGGGCTTGCTCGGCCCGGGTGCAGGCTCGTGTTGCATCACCTCGCGGCGGCCGAGGAGGCCGAGGGTGTCGCGAGCCTCTGCCGTGACCTGGGCGCCGAGACCACCCTGCTCGACGCCGACCTGGCCGACCCCGGCGCCGTCCGCGACCTGGCCGATCGTGCGGGTCCGGTCGACGTGCTGATCAACAACGCGGCCAAGGCGTCGAACGTGGACTTCCCGACGCTGCCGCTGTCCGAGTGGCAGCAGACGTTCGCGGTCAACGTCACCGCGCCGATGCTGCTGACCCAGGCGCTCAGCGTGGGCATGGCCGAACGGGGATGGGGCCGCATCGTCAACGTCGTCTCGCCGACCGTGCGCCTCGGCGGCCCCTCCGGCCCCGCGTACGTGTCGAGCAAGGCCGCCCTGATCGGCCTCACCCGCTCGCTGGCCCGCGCGCTCGGCCCGTACGGCATCACGGTCAACGCGCTCTCACCGGGCGCGATCCGCACCGAGGGCGAGGTCGAACTGGCCGCGGGCCGTGACGAGCAGGCCCACGCCCCGATCGTGGCCTCCCAGGCTCTGCCGCGCGCGCTGGTCCCCGAGGACGTGGTGGCCACCGTACGCCTTCTGGTCTCGGACGGTTCGGGCGCGCTCACCGGCCAGGTCCTCGAGGTCGGCGGCGGCCTCGTCTTTCGCTGA